The sequence below is a genomic window from Dyadobacter chenwenxiniae.
GCTTTCTACGGTCACCCCGAACAGTTTCTCAATAGCCTTTTTGATCTCTACTTTATTAGAAGTAAGGGATACTTCGAAGGCATATTTTCCTTGACCACCCTGAGCCGTTACCTTTTCGGTTATAATCGGACGTTTCAGTACACTCATGATTATTTGTTCAATTGGGTTTCCAAAATAGACAGAGCAGATTCACTTATCAAAAGACGGTCTGCATACATCAGGTCATACGTATTGACCGCGTCCACTGTTGTAACTTTTGCTTTTGGAATGTTACGGCTTGACAGATATACATTGCTGTCAACAGATGGAAGAATAAGTAATGTTTTTGTATTCACTAATGCTAGTGAGTTTAAAACATTCAAATACGATTTCGTTTTTGGTGCATCAAATGTGAATGCTTCTAGAACAGAAATCGAATCAGACTGAGCTTTAACAGAGAAAGCTGACTTACGAGCCAATGACTTAACTTTCTTATTAATTTTAAAACCATAGTCACGAGGTCTTGGTCCAAAAATACGACCACCACCTATGAACACCGGAGATTTAATGCTACCAGCACGAGCTCCACCTGTTCCTTTTTGACGTTTGATTTTACGAGTAGAGTGATTAATCTCTGCACGTTCTTTTGATTTGTGCGTTCCCTGGCGTTGGTTAGCCAAGTACAACTTCACATCGAGATAGATCGCGTGCGTGTTAGGTTCGATGCCAAAAATTTCTTCTGACACACTTACCTTCTTGCCGGTATCTTCTCCTTTTATATTTAATACGGACAGTTCCATCGTGCTACTTCTCAATGATTAGAAATGAATTCTTTGAACCAGGTACCGAGCCACTAACAACCAGAAGGTTTTGCTCAGGGATCACTTTCAGAATACGTAAATTCTGAATTTTTACACGATTGTTACCCATGCGTCCACCCATACGAATACCTTTAAATACACGTGATGGGAATGAACAAGCACCAATCGAACCTGGGTGACGCGCTCTGTTGTGCTGACCGTGAGTCTGACCACCTACCCCTGCGAAACCATGGCGTTTTACAACACCTTGAAAACCGCGGCCTTTGGCAGAACCAACAACGTCAACAAACTCGCCTTCTTCAAAGATATCCGTAACAGATAATGAAGTTCCAAGTTCATGCTCCACTTCAAATTCCTTAAACTCAACAACCTTTTGTTTAGGAGTTGTGTTGGCTTTTTTGAAGTGACCAATCATAGGCTGGGAAGAGCTCTTTTCCTTCTTTTCACCAAAACCTAATTGGATAGCCTTATAGCCATCCTTTTCTTCGGACCTAACTTGTGTAACAACACAAGGACCAGCTTGAATCACAGTACATGCCAGAGCCTGCCCGTCAGCATTGTACAAACTAGTCATTCCGATTTTCTTACCAATTAAACCAGACATGTTTTGAAATTAAAATTAGCAGGTAAAACCCTTATTCTTTAAAACGGACTGCAAAGGTAGGAAATCAAATTCCGGTATCCAAACAGTTATTCAATATTTCTCGCTGATAATCAGCAAAAAAGGTCAGATGATTTGAACCATCTGACCTCTAATTCTGATTGTAATTAAACTGCACCGAAATGTGCCTACGTTCAATCACTTTCATGAGCTCAGATGTGGTTTCCTAAAAGGACCTTCATCCAATTCTATGTAATTGGCCTAAGTTAATAAGCCGCTTTTACTACACTTTAATCTCAACGTCAACACCGCTTGGCAATTCAAGCTTCATCAAAGCATCAACTGTTTTTGCACTTGTAGAGAAAATATCTACTAAACGTTTATAAGTACAAAGCTGGAATTGTTCACGTGATTTCTTGTTAACGTGTGGAGAACGAAGAACAGTGAATTTCTCAGTTTTAGTTGGCAAAGGAATTGGACCGCTAACAATAGCACCAGTTGCCTTTACAGCTTTAACAATTTTCTCAGCTGACTTATCAACCAAATTGTGGTCGAAAGAGCGAAGTTTGATACGGATTTTTTGATTCATTTTGTTTTATTATTTCCGGTTCTGAGAACATTTGAACGAAACAAGTTTCGACAATCCACCAGCGAAAGAACCATTTACTTCGCAAGCTTCTATATAAAAATGATCCGCTATCTATTTTCACAGATAGCGGATCATTTCATTTATGCTTTAACTAAACCTTTTGCCTTTTCAATTACAGTTTCCGCGATGTTATTAGGAACAATCTCGTAGTAAGCGAATGTCAAAGATGCAGTAGCGCGACCAGATGACATGGTACGAAGATCCGTTACATAACCGAACAATTCAGACAAAGGAACATCACATTTGATAACCTGTGCACCATTACGTGAATCCATTCCTCTCATCACACCACGACGACGGTTAAGGTCACCAGTGATTGGTCCTGTATATTCATCAGGTGTAAGCACTTCAACGTGCATAATCGGCTCCATCAATTTTGAACCGGCGTGACGCGCAGCCTCTTTGAAACCAATTTTTGCTGCAAGTTCAAATGATAGTGCATCTGAATCGACATCGTGGAAAGATCCGTGGAAAATACGCACTTTCATAGAATCCAAAGGATATCCTGCAAGTGCACCATTTGACATGGACGCTTCAAAACCTTTCTGGATCGGAGCGATAAATTCACGAGGAATAGTACCACCAACAATCTGATTTACAAATTGCAAACCTGTTTTTGGTTCTTTACCTTCTTCGTTATCGTCACGTGGTCCGATT
It includes:
- the rplW gene encoding 50S ribosomal protein L23; this translates as MSVLKRPIITEKVTAQGGQGKYAFEVSLTSNKVEIKKAIEKLFGVTVESVHTMRSIGKSKSRTSGGKFVSGKTSTIKKAIITVAEGEIIDIYGEA
- the rplD gene encoding 50S ribosomal protein L4: MELSVLNIKGEDTGKKVSVSEEIFGIEPNTHAIYLDVKLYLANQRQGTHKSKERAEINHSTRKIKRQKGTGGARAGSIKSPVFIGGGRIFGPRPRDYGFKINKKVKSLARKSAFSVKAQSDSISVLEAFTFDAPKTKSYLNVLNSLALVNTKTLLILPSVDSNVYLSSRNIPKAKVTTVDAVNTYDLMYADRLLISESALSILETQLNK
- the rplC gene encoding 50S ribosomal protein L3, with the protein product MSGLIGKKIGMTSLYNADGQALACTVIQAGPCVVTQVRSEEKDGYKAIQLGFGEKKEKSSSQPMIGHFKKANTTPKQKVVEFKEFEVEHELGTSLSVTDIFEEGEFVDVVGSAKGRGFQGVVKRHGFAGVGGQTHGQHNRARHPGSIGACSFPSRVFKGIRMGGRMGNNRVKIQNLRILKVIPEQNLLVVSGSVPGSKNSFLIIEK
- the rpsJ gene encoding 30S ribosomal protein S10, with protein sequence MNQKIRIKLRSFDHNLVDKSAEKIVKAVKATGAIVSGPIPLPTKTEKFTVLRSPHVNKKSREQFQLCTYKRLVDIFSTSAKTVDALMKLELPSGVDVEIKV